Proteins from one Mycobacterium adipatum genomic window:
- a CDS encoding class I SAM-dependent methyltransferase codes for MTETTEEFAGRLIGAIDAASIALLLSIGHQTKLFDTLAALPPATSAQIADAAGLNERYVREWLDGVVCGGIVDYDATAQTYALPGHRAAALTRAAGPDNLARVAQFIPLLGEVEQKVIDCFVNGGGLSYAEYPRFHTLMAEDSGEVFDAALVDVILPMVDGLPERLGSGADVADFGCGSGHAVNVMAGAFPASRFTGVDFSEEGVAAGAGEAGRLQLDNATFVVADVARYGAAEAFDVVTAFDAIHDQAHPKAVLANIHRVLRPGGTFLMVDIKSSSRVEDNIGKPFAPYLYTVSTMHCMSVSLGLDGDGLGTCWGRERATAMLADAGFGDVEVREIDSDPINFYYVAHKSGEPAQ; via the coding sequence ATGACCGAAACCACCGAAGAATTCGCCGGGCGCCTGATCGGCGCCATCGACGCGGCGAGTATCGCCCTGCTGCTGTCCATCGGGCACCAGACCAAGTTGTTCGACACCTTGGCCGCCCTGCCGCCGGCCACCAGCGCACAGATCGCCGATGCCGCCGGACTCAACGAACGCTATGTCCGGGAATGGCTCGACGGCGTGGTGTGTGGGGGCATCGTCGACTACGACGCGACGGCACAGACCTACGCCCTGCCCGGGCACCGTGCGGCCGCCCTCACCCGGGCCGCGGGCCCGGACAACCTCGCCCGCGTCGCCCAGTTCATCCCGCTGCTCGGTGAGGTCGAGCAGAAGGTGATCGACTGCTTCGTGAACGGGGGTGGGCTGTCCTATGCGGAGTACCCGCGCTTCCACACGCTGATGGCGGAGGACAGCGGCGAGGTCTTCGACGCGGCGCTGGTGGACGTGATCCTGCCGATGGTCGACGGTCTGCCCGAGCGGCTGGGCAGCGGCGCCGACGTGGCCGACTTCGGCTGCGGCAGCGGCCACGCCGTCAACGTCATGGCCGGCGCCTTCCCGGCCAGCCGATTCACCGGCGTCGACTTCTCCGAGGAGGGGGTGGCCGCCGGCGCCGGCGAGGCCGGACGGCTTCAGCTGGACAATGCCACTTTCGTGGTGGCCGACGTCGCCCGCTACGGTGCCGCGGAGGCCTTCGATGTCGTCACCGCGTTCGACGCGATCCACGACCAGGCGCACCCGAAAGCCGTGCTGGCCAACATCCACCGCGTGCTCCGCCCGGGCGGCACGTTCCTGATGGTCGACATCAAGTCGTCCAGCCGGGTCGAGGACAATATCGGAAAGCCGTTCGCGCCCTACCTCTACACCGTCTCGACCATGCATTGCATGAGTGTGTCGCTGGGTCTCGACGGTGACGGTCTTGGCACCTGCTGGGGGCGGGAGAGGGCCACCGCGATGCTCGCCGACGCCGGGTTCGGTGATGTTGAGGTGCGCGAGATCGACTCCGATCCGATCAACTTCTACTACGTGGCACACAAGAGCGGGGAGCCCGCTCAGTAG
- a CDS encoding helix-turn-helix transcriptional regulator, producing MTALRTVEDLLHEARAAHARRDWRAAYEGYARADGVGPMGLDDLDAYATAAWRLGEIRDSIRLSERVYGQLVRRDPAAASMKAVEIGLEWLTRGDVTIANGWMNRARRLLADAPPGPTHGYLAYLDALAASANQDTGELNRLAAHMSVICEPLDDPSLTALCLITRAISAMHDGRASDGNDLLDEAILTLLTGDVRVEWAGDIYCVVLNLCHKLADQPRMRTWTDAMARWCDVDGSAAYYRVCDVHRLQLAAADDDYRQLENHLIVASAALEGVNAWVGAEGFYQLGEVRRLRGDTEGALVAFTKARSLGIDPQPGEALLQCRLGDTEAAWVGLRVAMAGAGTFERMRMLRPAVEIALARDALDEAEQHCRDLEAGAATFATPGYRAWAAHARGAVLVRRGEHEGALQSLETALRAYRTQRSRYETAEVYEWIALAHSGIGADAAAAADLATADTIYEQLAVQPAGTCGRQSPGGLTRREIEVLRVIAGGATNRQVAAQLHLSDKTVGRHLANIYAKLGVSTRTAAAHWAHQQGVLAGDG from the coding sequence ATGACAGCGTTGCGCACGGTCGAGGATCTGCTGCACGAGGCGCGGGCCGCGCACGCGCGGCGGGACTGGCGTGCCGCCTACGAAGGCTATGCCCGCGCCGACGGTGTGGGCCCGATGGGACTGGACGACCTCGACGCGTACGCCACCGCGGCATGGCGATTGGGCGAGATCAGAGACTCCATCCGATTGTCCGAGCGGGTGTACGGCCAGTTGGTGCGCCGCGACCCGGCGGCGGCGTCGATGAAGGCCGTCGAGATCGGCCTGGAGTGGTTGACCCGCGGCGATGTGACCATCGCCAACGGGTGGATGAATCGCGCGCGCCGGCTGCTCGCCGACGCACCGCCGGGGCCCACCCATGGCTACCTCGCCTACCTGGATGCGCTGGCCGCCTCGGCCAACCAGGACACCGGCGAACTCAACCGCCTGGCAGCACATATGAGCGTCATCTGCGAGCCCCTCGACGACCCGTCGCTGACCGCGCTGTGCCTGATCACCCGTGCGATATCCGCCATGCACGACGGGCGGGCCAGCGACGGCAACGATCTTCTCGACGAGGCGATCCTGACGCTGCTGACCGGCGACGTCCGCGTCGAATGGGCCGGGGACATCTACTGTGTCGTGCTCAACCTGTGCCACAAACTGGCCGATCAGCCACGCATGCGGACGTGGACCGACGCCATGGCGCGGTGGTGCGATGTCGATGGCAGCGCCGCCTACTACCGCGTCTGCGATGTGCATCGTCTGCAGCTGGCCGCCGCCGACGACGACTACCGGCAGCTGGAGAACCACTTGATCGTCGCCAGTGCGGCATTGGAGGGCGTCAACGCCTGGGTCGGCGCCGAGGGTTTCTATCAGCTGGGAGAGGTGCGCCGGCTGCGCGGAGACACCGAGGGAGCGCTGGTGGCGTTCACCAAGGCTCGCAGTCTCGGTATCGACCCACAGCCGGGTGAGGCACTGCTGCAGTGCCGGCTGGGCGACACCGAGGCGGCCTGGGTCGGCCTGCGGGTCGCGATGGCCGGGGCGGGAACCTTCGAGCGCATGCGCATGCTGCGCCCGGCGGTCGAGATCGCCTTGGCGCGTGACGCGTTGGACGAAGCCGAGCAGCACTGCCGAGATCTGGAGGCCGGCGCCGCGACCTTCGCCACCCCGGGTTATCGCGCGTGGGCGGCGCACGCCCGGGGCGCGGTTCTGGTGCGCCGCGGTGAGCATGAGGGTGCGCTGCAATCCCTTGAGACGGCGCTGCGGGCCTACCGCACCCAGCGGTCCCGCTACGAGACCGCCGAGGTGTACGAGTGGATAGCCCTGGCGCACAGCGGTATCGGGGCGGATGCTGCGGCCGCTGCGGACCTGGCGACCGCCGACACCATCTACGAGCAACTCGCGGTGCAACCGGCCGGGACGTGCGGGCGCCAGAGTCCCGGTGGCCTCACCAGGCGCGAGATCGAGGTGTTGCGGGTCATCGCGGGCGGTGCCACCAACAGGCAGGTCGCCGCGCAGTTGCACCTGTCGGACAAGACCGTGGGCAGGCACCTTGCCAACATCTACGCAAAGCTCGGCGTGTCGACCCGCACCGCGGCCGCGCATTGGGCCCATCAACAGGGTGTGCTCGCCGGCGACGGGTGA
- a CDS encoding SAM-dependent methyltransferase, whose translation MPESSVVVRPVPVGSGDYSASSRLQAAGLKEAIALFEQAAAAVPIPPAPLPIVIADYGAANGHNSLLPINAAISVLRRRTRPEHSVLVTHTDVPDNDFSALFRTLDDDPDSYLRHDPAAFSSAVGRSFYGQILPSNTVSLGWSAWSVLWLSRVPAPVTDHIHAAYSADEATRSAHERLAARDWHEFVAYRGRELCPGGRAVVMTMAIGENGEFGYRPLFAALVAELAELVARSVITADELIGMCIPISGRRAADFTTPFAPSGRLEQLTIEHLEVFDAEDRFWRQYQKDGDAPAFGAQWSAFLRAAVFQTLASTLDDAPGRRAQFCDALEAGVAARLAAAPEQMQIPMAQVVLHKRPRVL comes from the coding sequence ATGCCCGAATCAAGCGTGGTGGTGCGTCCGGTGCCGGTGGGCAGCGGTGACTACAGCGCGAGTTCGCGGCTGCAGGCCGCCGGGCTGAAAGAGGCCATCGCGCTGTTCGAGCAGGCCGCCGCGGCGGTGCCGATCCCCCCGGCACCGTTGCCGATCGTGATCGCCGACTACGGCGCCGCCAACGGGCACAACTCGCTGCTGCCGATCAACGCGGCGATCTCCGTCCTGCGGCGACGCACCCGTCCCGAGCATTCCGTGTTGGTGACCCACACCGATGTGCCGGACAACGATTTCAGCGCGCTATTTCGCACCCTGGACGATGATCCGGACAGCTACCTGCGCCATGACCCGGCCGCCTTCTCCTCGGCGGTCGGGCGCTCCTTTTACGGCCAGATCCTGCCGTCAAACACCGTCAGCCTGGGCTGGTCGGCCTGGTCGGTGCTGTGGCTGAGCCGGGTGCCCGCGCCGGTCACCGATCACATCCACGCCGCCTACAGCGCCGACGAGGCGACCCGGTCGGCCCACGAGCGCCTCGCCGCCCGCGATTGGCACGAGTTCGTCGCCTACCGTGGGCGCGAACTGTGTCCGGGCGGCCGGGCGGTCGTGATGACGATGGCCATCGGTGAGAACGGCGAGTTCGGCTACCGGCCGCTGTTCGCGGCGCTGGTCGCCGAACTCGCCGAGTTGGTGGCGCGGTCGGTCATCACCGCCGACGAGCTGATCGGGATGTGCATCCCGATCAGTGGGCGCCGGGCGGCCGACTTCACCACGCCGTTCGCCCCGTCCGGGCGTCTGGAGCAGCTGACCATCGAACACCTGGAGGTGTTCGATGCCGAGGACAGGTTCTGGCGGCAGTATCAGAAGGACGGCGACGCGCCGGCCTTCGGCGCACAGTGGAGCGCGTTCCTGCGCGCCGCGGTGTTCCAGACGTTGGCGAGCACCCTCGACGACGCACCTGGCCGGCGTGCGCAGTTCTGCGACGCGCTCGAGGCCGGGGTCGCGGCCCGGCTGGCGGCCGCGCCGGAGCAGATGCAGATCCCGATGGCCCAGGTGGTGCTGCACAAGCGTCCCCGGGTGCTGTAA
- a CDS encoding S-(hydroxymethyl)mycothiol dehydrogenase has protein sequence MSQTVRGVISRSKGQPVELVDIVIPDPGPGEVVVAIQACGVCHTDLTYREGGINDEYPFLLGHEAAGIVETIGAGVTHVEVGDFVILNWRAVCGECRACRRGRPHLCFDTFNATQKMTLTDGTELSPALGIGAFADKTLVHEGQCTKVDSAADPAVAGLLGCGVMAGLGAAVNTGAVNRDDTVAVIGCGGVGDAAIAGAALVGARRIIAVDVDDRKLHTAREFGATHTVNARDLDAVATIQDLTDGFGADVVIDAVGRPETWKQAFYARDLAGTVVLVGVPTPDMKLEMPLVDFFSRGGSLKSSWYGDCLPERDFPTLISLYLQGRLPLEKFVSERITLDGVEDAFHKMHAGEVLRSVVVL, from the coding sequence ATGAGTCAGACGGTGCGAGGTGTCATTTCCCGGTCCAAAGGTCAGCCAGTCGAATTGGTCGACATCGTCATCCCCGATCCGGGGCCCGGTGAGGTCGTGGTGGCGATCCAGGCGTGCGGTGTCTGTCATACCGATCTGACCTACCGCGAGGGCGGCATCAACGACGAGTACCCGTTCCTGCTCGGCCACGAGGCGGCCGGCATCGTCGAGACGATCGGTGCGGGCGTCACCCACGTGGAGGTCGGCGACTTCGTCATCCTGAACTGGCGCGCGGTCTGCGGTGAGTGCCGGGCGTGCCGGCGCGGCCGGCCGCACCTGTGCTTCGACACCTTCAACGCCACCCAGAAGATGACGCTCACCGACGGCACCGAACTGTCCCCCGCCCTGGGCATCGGGGCCTTCGCCGACAAGACCTTGGTGCACGAAGGACAGTGCACCAAGGTCGATTCCGCCGCCGACCCGGCCGTCGCAGGCCTGCTCGGCTGCGGTGTGATGGCCGGCCTGGGCGCCGCGGTCAACACCGGTGCGGTCAACCGCGACGACACCGTGGCGGTGATCGGCTGCGGCGGCGTCGGGGACGCCGCCATCGCCGGGGCTGCCCTGGTCGGCGCGCGCCGCATCATCGCCGTGGACGTGGACGACCGCAAACTGCACACCGCGCGCGAATTCGGCGCCACCCACACCGTCAATGCCCGCGACCTCGATGCGGTGGCCACCATCCAGGACCTCACCGACGGTTTCGGCGCCGACGTCGTGATCGACGCCGTCGGGCGCCCCGAAACCTGGAAGCAGGCCTTCTATGCCCGCGACCTGGCCGGGACCGTGGTGCTCGTCGGGGTACCGACACCGGACATGAAACTGGAAATGCCGCTGGTCGACTTCTTCTCCCGCGGCGGATCGCTGAAGTCGTCCTGGTATGGCGACTGCCTGCCCGAGCGCGACTTCCCCACCCTGATCAGCCTCTACCTGCAGGGCCGCCTGCCGCTGGAGAAGTTCGTCTCCGAGCGCATCACGCTCGACGGCGTCGAGGATGCCTTCCACAAGATGCACGCCGGTGAGGTCCTGCGTTCGGTGGTCGTGCTGTGA
- a CDS encoding beta-mannosidase, protein MARRPFRTLTLCLMLAMAIGCAGPQPAEPEWAATHSATAPAAHIPVVGVSGTSLTLDGKPWWPIGINAYQLGTDWSVNAGCGAQVDLDTYFGQLQPHSLTRFNAFSSLAVNKHTGQLDFSALDAVVRAAERHGQLLIAVLSSNEGSCESGTFKDHRWYTEGWRSEITPGLLMTFQAWMETVVRRWADSPALAGWTAVGEPEPSQCRDRQCDWTQRYCDPDAAGVLRAFYDATGARIHELDPGAVIFSGHAGGGQCGSAGDAFELVNASPGIDVLEYHFYQGIDYLPGNVFDGLARRTQQAKALNKPLLITEIGMAAGSCGSIDERERVLRAAFTEMRNRGSAGAMFWAYVPDPRPTECTLDIGPADPLMRLVGTAPN, encoded by the coding sequence ATGGCGCGTCGGCCGTTCCGGACTCTTACGCTGTGCCTGATGCTGGCCATGGCGATCGGCTGCGCCGGCCCGCAGCCCGCTGAGCCCGAGTGGGCAGCGACGCACTCGGCGACCGCACCCGCAGCCCACATCCCGGTCGTCGGGGTTTCTGGCACATCGTTGACCCTCGACGGCAAGCCGTGGTGGCCGATCGGCATCAACGCCTATCAGCTGGGCACCGACTGGTCGGTGAACGCCGGCTGCGGTGCGCAGGTGGACCTCGACACGTATTTCGGTCAGCTGCAACCGCATTCGCTGACCCGGTTCAACGCATTCTCCAGTCTTGCGGTGAACAAGCACACCGGCCAGCTCGACTTCAGCGCCCTCGACGCGGTGGTCCGCGCCGCCGAGCGGCACGGCCAGCTGCTCATCGCGGTGCTCTCCAGCAACGAAGGCAGCTGCGAGAGCGGCACCTTCAAGGACCACCGGTGGTACACCGAGGGCTGGCGGTCGGAGATCACACCAGGCCTGCTGATGACGTTCCAGGCGTGGATGGAGACCGTGGTGCGGCGCTGGGCGGACTCACCTGCGCTTGCCGGCTGGACGGCCGTCGGCGAACCCGAACCCTCGCAGTGCCGGGACCGGCAATGCGACTGGACACAACGGTATTGCGACCCGGACGCGGCCGGGGTGCTCCGCGCGTTCTACGACGCCACCGGCGCCCGCATACACGAACTCGACCCCGGCGCAGTGATTTTCAGCGGCCACGCCGGTGGCGGGCAATGCGGTTCGGCGGGAGACGCATTTGAGCTCGTGAACGCCTCACCGGGGATCGACGTGCTGGAGTACCACTTCTACCAAGGCATCGACTACCTGCCCGGAAATGTGTTCGACGGGCTGGCCCGGCGGACCCAGCAGGCCAAGGCGTTGAACAAGCCGCTGCTGATCACCGAAATCGGCATGGCGGCCGGATCCTGCGGATCGATCGACGAGCGCGAGCGGGTACTGCGCGCCGCCTTCACCGAGATGCGTAATCGGGGCTCGGCGGGTGCGATGTTCTGGGCCTACGTCCCGGACCCGCGACCCACCGAATGCACACTCGACATCGGCCCCGCCGACCCGCTGATGCGCCTCGTCGGAACCGCCCCGAACTGA
- a CDS encoding SHOCT domain-containing protein — protein MRSATVPRLLTILAVVTMVVAGIGFIVTLILNAFVFDKYNAYGEVPIPGSAQLQLPAGEVVISFHTQIIGSAGGGGLPLPDLQMGIDPPAGVAEPTVNESIGGTTTVNNDARVRVWVAQFAEPGRYTIRTDGNVGAYLSPRLAFGHGSAWGALPWWCAAVFGLAVVGLVIARLWAAKVRRRPRPVAPGMPAPTFTIGDAPPVTHQPPPSYIPTEDGIRIEQLKTLAALRDCGALTDAEFEAEKRRLLGGG, from the coding sequence ATGAGGTCGGCAACCGTCCCGCGTCTGCTCACCATCCTCGCGGTGGTGACCATGGTGGTCGCCGGGATCGGCTTCATCGTGACCCTGATTCTCAACGCGTTCGTCTTCGACAAATACAACGCCTACGGGGAGGTGCCGATCCCCGGTTCGGCGCAGCTGCAGTTGCCCGCCGGCGAGGTCGTCATCAGCTTTCACACCCAGATCATCGGCAGCGCCGGGGGCGGTGGCCTGCCGCTACCGGACCTGCAGATGGGTATCGACCCACCCGCCGGTGTGGCTGAACCGACGGTCAACGAGAGCATCGGCGGCACCACCACGGTGAACAACGATGCCCGCGTCCGGGTGTGGGTTGCCCAGTTCGCCGAGCCGGGCCGCTACACGATTCGCACCGACGGCAACGTCGGGGCGTACCTGAGCCCGCGGCTGGCCTTCGGCCACGGCAGCGCGTGGGGAGCGCTGCCGTGGTGGTGCGCCGCGGTGTTCGGACTGGCCGTCGTCGGCCTCGTCATCGCGCGGCTCTGGGCGGCCAAGGTGCGCCGTAGGCCCCGGCCGGTCGCGCCCGGCATGCCGGCGCCCACCTTCACCATCGGCGATGCGCCGCCGGTCACTCATCAGCCGCCACCGTCCTACATCCCCACCGAGGACGGTATCCGGATCGAGCAGCTGAAAACGCTCGCGGCTCTGCGTGATTGTGGTGCGCTGACCGATGCCGAGTTCGAAGCCGAGAAGCGCAGGCTGTTGGGCGGCGGGTGA
- a CDS encoding dihydrodipicolinate reductase: MVIAEIVRHPQFELVGVGVSAPAKVGRDVGEICSLGAPLGLTATDDVDALIALKPDALVHYGPTAAQADANIELITKFLRAGIDVCSTAMTPWVWPKMHLNPPNWIQPITDACAAGGASCFTTGIDPGFANDLFPLTLMGLCAEVKTVRASELLDYTHYTGDYEFEMGIGRPPGYRPLLESPEILIMAWGATVPMIAHAAGITLDEITTTWEKWVTPTDRESAKGVIEAGNVAAVRFTINGRFHGETRIQLEHVNRIGLDAAPDWPTGNDNDVYRVDIEGTPSISQETAFRFTDGSGRDAAAAGCLATGLRALNAVPAVNDLPPGWVTALDLPLIPGVGTIR; the protein is encoded by the coding sequence ATGGTGATCGCCGAGATCGTGCGGCACCCGCAGTTCGAGCTTGTCGGGGTGGGGGTGAGCGCCCCGGCCAAGGTGGGCCGTGACGTCGGCGAGATCTGTTCGCTGGGAGCGCCGTTGGGATTGACCGCCACCGACGATGTCGACGCGCTGATCGCCCTGAAACCCGACGCCCTGGTGCACTATGGGCCGACGGCCGCCCAGGCCGACGCGAACATCGAGCTGATCACCAAATTCCTGCGGGCCGGTATCGACGTCTGCTCGACCGCGATGACCCCGTGGGTATGGCCGAAAATGCATCTGAACCCGCCGAACTGGATCCAGCCCATCACCGATGCCTGCGCCGCCGGCGGGGCGTCCTGCTTCACCACCGGGATCGACCCGGGCTTCGCCAACGACCTGTTCCCGCTGACCCTGATGGGACTGTGCGCCGAGGTCAAGACGGTGCGCGCCTCCGAGCTGCTCGACTACACCCACTACACGGGGGATTACGAGTTCGAGATGGGCATCGGCCGCCCGCCCGGATACCGCCCGCTGCTGGAGAGCCCGGAGATCCTGATCATGGCGTGGGGCGCGACGGTCCCGATGATCGCCCATGCCGCCGGCATCACCCTCGACGAGATCACCACCACCTGGGAGAAATGGGTGACCCCGACCGACCGCGAGTCCGCGAAGGGCGTCATCGAGGCGGGCAATGTGGCCGCGGTCCGGTTCACCATCAACGGCCGGTTCCACGGCGAGACCCGTATCCAGCTCGAGCATGTCAACCGGATCGGGCTCGATGCCGCCCCGGACTGGCCGACCGGCAACGACAACGACGTGTACCGCGTCGATATCGAGGGCACTCCGAGCATTTCGCAGGAGACCGCCTTCCGGTTCACCGACGGCTCCGGGCGCGACGCCGCCGCGGCGGGCTGCCTGGCCACCGGGCTGCGCGCACTCAATGCGGTGCCCGCCGTCAACGATCTGCCGCCGGGCTGGGTGACCGCCCTGGATCTGCCGCTCATCCCGGGTGTCGGCACCATCCGCTGA
- a CDS encoding MBL fold metallo-hydrolase — MSGPSNIERVVTSGTFELDGGSWDVDNNIWLVGDDKDVIVFDAAHTAAPIVEAVGGRNVVAVICTHGHNDHITVAPELASTLDAPVFLHPADEMLWRAVHPDAEFRTVTEGLVLTAGGIELHALHTPGHSPGSVCWSAPELNAVISGDTLFQGGPGATGRSYSDFPTILDSISTKLGTLPGETVVYTGHGDTTTICGEIVHYDEWVARGH, encoded by the coding sequence GTGAGCGGACCGTCCAACATCGAGCGCGTGGTCACCAGCGGAACGTTCGAACTCGACGGCGGCAGCTGGGATGTCGACAACAACATCTGGCTCGTCGGTGACGACAAGGATGTCATCGTCTTCGACGCTGCCCACACCGCCGCACCGATCGTCGAGGCGGTCGGCGGCCGCAATGTGGTGGCGGTGATCTGCACCCACGGCCACAACGACCACATCACCGTCGCCCCCGAACTCGCCAGCACCCTCGACGCCCCGGTGTTCCTGCACCCGGCCGACGAGATGCTGTGGCGCGCCGTGCATCCCGATGCCGAATTCCGCACCGTCACCGAGGGTCTGGTGCTGACCGCCGGCGGTATCGAACTCCACGCCCTGCACACTCCCGGGCACTCCCCCGGATCGGTGTGCTGGTCGGCTCCCGAACTGAACGCCGTCATCTCCGGGGACACCCTGTTCCAGGGCGGGCCGGGTGCCACCGGTCGGTCCTATTCGGACTTCCCCACCATCTTGGACTCCATCTCCACCAAGCTGGGCACGCTGCCCGGCGAGACCGTCGTCTACACCGGCCACGGCGACACCACCACCATCTGCGGCGAAATCGTGCACTACGACGAATGGGTGGCGCGCGGGCACTGA
- a CDS encoding Hsp70 family protein, translating to MSNAPVGLSIGATNLTAVAVGRTSLTRPAQVGVPGRELTDFVDRVGDPVAILAPDGSSHRPETLLVEALRAMLPGVGGASQLGVTHPVHWRPAAIDALRAALATAPELAGAALVDDASAAATALADHPGLPTRGAIAVCDFGGSGTSITFVDAANGYRPIGPVVRHLELSGAMVDQALLRRVLADLPDSATGAAGTSALGSLSRLRDQCRAAKERLSDVVATALQVDLPTHRAEVRLTRDELDAQLRAPLAEFVLVLRDAMQRNAIRPGDLAAVASAGGGARIPVITTTLSEHLGIPVITAPYPALSAAIGGGLTAVARAGGDAVTAVATAAPVLAAPAVPASSPPQLAWSQDTGAIAEPVPYAGPVHDPRPEVRFSADDASESVAAVFVPWYRRPHVLLGLGAAVVLAAAVTAVVLLQHADDTPAPNLDSTSTTAVPASPETSAPAPAPQTPAQTGTVAPPPPATQAPQPASEAPPPATQAPEPASEAPAPSSTEAPPPPPQTQTPPPAIPTIPTIPPIPTIPGLPPFIPQPGQLVSP from the coding sequence GTGAGTAACGCACCGGTGGGGCTGTCGATCGGTGCCACCAATCTGACGGCCGTCGCGGTGGGCCGCACCTCGCTCACCCGGCCGGCCCAGGTCGGCGTGCCCGGCCGGGAACTCACCGATTTCGTCGACCGGGTGGGTGACCCGGTGGCAATCCTGGCGCCCGACGGATCATCGCACCGCCCGGAGACGCTGCTGGTCGAGGCGTTGCGCGCGATGCTGCCGGGCGTGGGCGGCGCATCGCAGCTCGGCGTCACCCATCCGGTGCACTGGCGTCCGGCCGCGATCGATGCGCTGCGGGCGGCACTGGCAACGGCACCCGAACTGGCCGGCGCCGCACTGGTCGACGACGCCAGTGCCGCCGCCACCGCGCTGGCCGACCACCCGGGTCTGCCCACTCGGGGTGCCATCGCGGTATGCGATTTCGGTGGGTCGGGCACCAGCATCACCTTCGTCGACGCCGCCAACGGCTACCGCCCGATCGGGCCGGTGGTGCGCCATCTGGAACTGTCCGGGGCCATGGTCGACCAGGCCCTGTTGCGTCGCGTGCTGGCCGATCTGCCGGACTCCGCGACCGGGGCGGCGGGGACGTCGGCGCTCGGTTCGCTGTCGCGGTTGCGCGACCAGTGCCGGGCGGCCAAGGAACGGTTGTCCGATGTGGTCGCCACCGCGCTGCAGGTCGATCTGCCGACGCACCGGGCCGAGGTGCGGCTGACCCGCGACGAGCTCGATGCGCAACTGCGGGCCCCGTTGGCCGAATTCGTGCTGGTGTTGCGGGATGCCATGCAACGCAACGCTATCCGTCCGGGTGACCTGGCGGCCGTCGCGAGTGCCGGTGGTGGCGCGCGGATCCCGGTCATCACCACCACGCTGTCCGAACACCTGGGGATACCGGTGATCACCGCACCCTATCCGGCCTTGTCCGCGGCGATCGGGGGCGGCCTCACGGCGGTGGCTCGCGCCGGCGGCGACGCGGTCACCGCCGTGGCGACCGCTGCGCCGGTGCTCGCCGCCCCCGCGGTACCGGCATCCAGCCCGCCGCAGTTGGCCTGGTCGCAGGACACCGGCGCCATCGCCGAACCGGTGCCCTACGCCGGCCCGGTGCACGACCCCCGCCCGGAAGTCCGGTTCTCCGCCGATGACGCGTCCGAATCCGTTGCCGCCGTGTTTGTTCCGTGGTATCGCCGTCCGCACGTCCTGCTCGGGCTCGGTGCCGCGGTGGTGCTGGCGGCCGCCGTCACCGCCGTGGTCCTGCTGCAGCACGCCGACGACACTCCGGCGCCGAACCTCGATTCGACGTCCACCACCGCCGTGCCGGCGAGCCCGGAAACATCCGCGCCGGCACCCGCACCGCAGACCCCGGCGCAGACCGGCACCGTCGCCCCGCCGCCACCGGCGACGCAGGCGCCTCAGCCGGCGAGCGAGGCGCCGCCACCGGCGACACAGGCCCCCGAGCCGGCAAGTGAGGCGCCCGCGCCGTCCAGCACGGAAGCGCCACCGCCGCCGCCGCAGACGCAGACGCCGCCGCCGGCCATCCCGACCATTCCCACCATCCCGCCGATTCCCACGATTCCCGGTCTGCCGCCGTTCATTCCTCAACCCGGGCAGCTGGTTTCGCCCTAG